CAATAAACTATTCCCATTTAAAAGAGCACGCGCTGCGCCATCATCAACGATGATCGTTCCATGAGGCTTAATCGATGTACGGATCCAGTGTTTACGAGCTTTCAAAGGTGATCTATCCGCGAAGAAATGCGTATGGCGTTCCCCCTCCTCCAATCGTCTAAGCGGGTGATTATCATGCCCTTTGAGAATCACCATATGGCATCCACCAGCAACGGCAATTTTTGCAGCCGCAATTTTACTGATCATTCCCCCTGTTCCAAAGTTTGATATCGACCCGCCTGCCATTTGTTCAATATCTTGGGTAATGGTTTTAACTTCCGATACAAAATGTGCGGAAGGGTCTTTGTGGGGATTCGCGGTATAAAGCCCATCAATATCCGACAGCAATACGAGCAGGTCAGCTCCCATCATCTGCGCAACCCGTGCCGCCAAACGGTCATTGTCACCAAAACGCATTTCATCGGTTGCCACCGTATCGTTTTCGTTGATGATCGGCACAATACGCATCTTCAACAATGTTTGCATGGTATTTCGCGCATTCAGGTAACGGCGTCGATCTTCGGAATCATCAAGCGTTAATAGTATCTGTGAGGCATCCATCTCAAACTGTAACAGGCTTTTGCGATAATGATGAATTAATAAAGCTTGCCCCACGGAGGCCATCGCCTGTTTTTCTTCAATCTTTAATTTAGAACGGTCCATCCCTTTATATTCACAGCCCAGCGCCACTGCCCCCGACGTCACAACCGCCACTTCTTTACCGCGCTTTACCAACTGTGCTATATCTTCAGACAGTGAAGCAAGCCATTCCTGGCGAAGGCCATTTTTCTGTGAGTCCACCAAAATAGCGGATCCCACTTTAATCACGATGCGTTCTGCTGATTCGATTATCATACCGCTTTAAAAGCCCTTATCTGACCGTTGTTATTGATATCTTTGTAATTTAGACTATAATCCATCAAAAATAAAGAGCCCACACACATGCCGATGTCACAAAATGAAATCGAAACCCTAATCAAAAGCGCATTCCCAGATGCCGAGCTTATTATTACCGATTTAGCTGGTGATAATGATCATTGGTCGGTGGATGTTAAATCATCCGCGTTTGCTGGCAAATCAAAAGTTCAGCAACATCAAATGGTCTATGCTGCCCTTAAAGGCAATATGGGAACAACCCTGCACGCCATGCAATTACAAACCCGCCCTAAATAACCACCAATCTATGAGGATAATATGACAAACCCAGTTTTTGAACGCATTCAAAAAGATATTTCAGAAAATGATGTGGTGCTCTACATGAAAGGCTCTCAATCCTTTCCACAGTGCGGCTTTTCTGCTGCTGTTGCCAGCATCCTCCAGCATTTCGAAATTGAATTTAAAGATTTCGATATTCTGAAAGACGCCGAATTACGCCAAGGCATCAAGGATTTCAGTCAATGGCCTACGATTCCACAACTTTATGTTAAAGGCGAATTTATCGGCGGATGCGACATCGTTAAAGAACTCACCCAATCGGGTGAATTGTTTGACATCCTCAAAGCCAAAGGCGTTTCGTTTAAATCACCTGTTGCTTAATTCTAACGGATAGTATCCATTATGGAAAACGCAGTCCTTGTCGACTCCCATTGCCATCTTGATTTTGAAGAACTAGGCAATCCGGCAGATGTCATAGCGCGCGCTAAAGCTGCCGGTGTCACAACATTGCAAACGATCGGTACACGCATTACGAAATTTCCAGCTGTCCGTACGATTGCCGAACAATTTGATCATGTTTATTGCTCAGTCGGCATCCATCCTCATCATGTTGAAGAAGAACCCGAAATTGATTTAGAAAGCCTGATTGAATTGACCCACCATCCCAAAGTCATTGGCATTGGTGAAACGGGGCTGGATTATTATTACGATCACAGCCCACGCCAACTTCAGCAAAAAAGTTTCCGCACCCATATTGCCGCCGCGCGTGCCACTGGGCTTCCTATCATTATCCATACACGTAATGCTGATGAAGATACCGTATCGATCCTGCAGGAAGAAATGGCCAAGGGATTTTTCCCCGGTCTTATTCATTGTTTTACCTCCTCAAAAGAATTAGCCGATGCCTGTATTGCGTTGGGGCTTTACATCTCTATTTCTGGCATCGTCACCTTTAAAAACGCAGAATCGTTACGTCACACCATACAGACTCTCCCACTAGAACGCCTCCTGGTTGAAACCGATTCCCCCTATCTTGCGCCGTTACCCCATCGCGGTAAAACCAATGAACCTGCATATGTTGTGCATACAGCACAATTTCTTGCCGATTATTTGGGTGTTTCATATGAACAACTGGCGCAACAAACCACTGCTAATTTTTTCAAATTATTTTCCAAAGCCGCTTAAAAACATGTTAGCCTGATAGATTGATGTAATACCAATCTTGTTCTTATCTGTATGAAAATTATCCTGCTTGGCTGTGGCTCTTCACCCGGTGTTCCTGCGATAGGATGTACCTGCGATGTGTGCCAGTCTCCTGATCCCAAAAACAAGCGCACACGTGTATCCGTTGCTGTACACATCAGTGGCAAAACCATCCTGATCGATTCTTCTCCCGATTTACGCCAGCAGGCGTTAGCTAATCATTTAAATCAGGTTGACGCCGTC
This portion of the Alphaproteobacteria bacterium genome encodes:
- a CDS encoding glutamate 5-kinase, which encodes MIIESAERIVIKVGSAILVDSQKNGLRQEWLASLSEDIAQLVKRGKEVAVVTSGAVALGCEYKGMDRSKLKIEEKQAMASVGQALLIHHYRKSLLQFEMDASQILLTLDDSEDRRRYLNARNTMQTLLKMRIVPIINENDTVATDEMRFGDNDRLAARVAQMMGADLLVLLSDIDGLYTANPHKDPSAHFVSEVKTITQDIEQMAGGSISNFGTGGMISKIAAAKIAVAGGCHMVILKGHDNHPLRRLEEGERHTHFFADRSPLKARKHWIRTSIKPHGTIIVDDGAARALLNGNSLLAVGVKGVKGDFDRGDVVTVVDGHGKEIARGLIAYSSQDAGRIMGKNSDDIESILGYIGRMELIHRDDLVLTEPSL
- a CDS encoding BolA family transcriptional regulator, which translates into the protein MPMSQNEIETLIKSAFPDAELIITDLAGDNDHWSVDVKSSAFAGKSKVQQHQMVYAALKGNMGTTLHAMQLQTRPK
- the grxD gene encoding Grx4 family monothiol glutaredoxin translates to MTNPVFERIQKDISENDVVLYMKGSQSFPQCGFSAAVASILQHFEIEFKDFDILKDAELRQGIKDFSQWPTIPQLYVKGEFIGGCDIVKELTQSGELFDILKAKGVSFKSPVA
- a CDS encoding TatD family hydrolase, coding for MENAVLVDSHCHLDFEELGNPADVIARAKAAGVTTLQTIGTRITKFPAVRTIAEQFDHVYCSVGIHPHHVEEEPEIDLESLIELTHHPKVIGIGETGLDYYYDHSPRQLQQKSFRTHIAAARATGLPIIIHTRNADEDTVSILQEEMAKGFFPGLIHCFTSSKELADACIALGLYISISGIVTFKNAESLRHTIQTLPLERLLVETDSPYLAPLPHRGKTNEPAYVVHTAQFLADYLGVSYEQLAQQTTANFFKLFSKAA